The Salvelinus fontinalis isolate EN_2023a chromosome 13, ASM2944872v1, whole genome shotgun sequence DNA segment CGCTTTGACTGCGTAACGCCAACGAACCTCCCCGCCACATATTTCAAACGAATCGCATTTTGAATCGATTTTGCACATGCGCGGTGTATTATCAAGTGGAAAATATTTTAAGTGGGAGGAACCAGCCAAGGTAAAGGAATTTCTCTATGAAAAATCACAGTCAAAAGGTAGGTTTCGATCCAGTTGGCGAAacattttcatgcgaatattctagaAGCTGCATATAGAAAATATGCAAATATTCCCATTAGTGGTGTTTCCACCAAATAAAAACCAGTGCCTGATGACGTAGTGCACGCAACTTTAAAATGTTCGCTTAAATTTTCATTCACCAAATACAAATCTAAAGTTCAACGTGTTTCCatagcattttcaactctactgattgttttgtcacaaaaactgttgcattaaatagcagtggtgcctactctggtcttggcatgtgAGCACTAGCCAACAATTCacagatacagtgctggtatgGCAATGCTGGTGGGCTAGTCTACATGatcagattattatggataagagcgataatatttttatttgtcaaacggcagtcaggAATTGATCATCATGTCATGAGAATAAGACCctagatatttattggaaagcagcatcaaactcatcactgtgcactttaCCACCCTGTGAAATACTCACTAAGCacttagtgagtccaccagatcagaggtagtagggatgaccagggttgacCTCTTGATAAGcgagtgaattggaccattttacaTTCaacatgtaacaagtacttttaggtgtcagggaaaatgtatcgagtaaaaagtacattattttctttaggaatatagtgaagtaaaaatagtcaaaaatataaatagtaaagtaaagtacaggagtttgaaaaataaatggctactggattgatgcaaataattaTGATATCATACTGACAGGTAGCTAGGCTGCTTTGTAGCTACTGTAGTTAGCATTTCATAGAGAAGAtgtttgggaaagcctttccatttACCAGAAGATGGTTAGGCCTACCATTAACATAGCTGTATTTTTTATATTCCTTAATTATTTTAAACCTGGACGTTTTACTTCattttatgaggcatgtctttCCTTACTTGAAGGTAGCCTATAGCAAAAATCTCACCATAGAAGCAATGATTTTTTTTATAAAGACTTACTCATACGCTttctcctgttctattgattttctttcaactttctttcattgtctagcAGCCAAAGGCATTATCGTAGTCATATTCGAACATCTGGCCAGCTATCCCAACTGACAGCAAGATGACGCTATTATTTATTGTTATGGTATGAcattgatttctctctctctctctctctctctctctctctctctctctctctctctctctctctctctctctctctctctctcacgcacacacccTCTTTCTCAATACACTACCATAATTTCCTAATTTAGACAGAGAAGAATGTTCTCACCTCTCTCATGTCACTCACCAGAGAAGAGGGAAGAAGACTATTAAGGTCGGTGAGTCTAAACTTTACTATTGCAAAGGAAAATTACTTTTTGGGGGATATATTATCACTCCAGTACATTGATATTACTGAGCATTTGTCATTGCATCGCCAACATCTTATGTACAAAGGTAGCAGTTCAGCAGAGAGTTACAAGAGTCTAAGAGCTACAGGTAAGGTCACAGATTGCCCCTCGCCGCTATGCTTTACCTGCCTGCTGTGTTCGCAGATCTGCTTCTATAATAATCATATATTTTCTGATGAAAATTGACTGTCATGAATGCACTTTCAAAAACGAGTGGTATTCTTCATAGAATTAAAATGAGTTATATTccttataatatactgtagaattTACAGAAGATACAGGACAGGTCAGACTGTACAGGTTCACCTGTAGTTGCACTGTCTCAATATGTAAATTATTATACCTTACTCTTATGCCTGTGGTCCTGTGCCATGACATGAATTAGGAGTCATGGAGAAGCTGCTGTAAATATCAAATAAAGTCTCTTTGTTCAGGGTTATTGCAGTTTCATGAGGAAGATTAGTCTCTCTGATGCCAGTTTCTTAAGCCCATTTCCTGTTATACCTGCTGTGATGAAAGGGCCATTGTCACAGGGATGGGGCTCACCATCCCAAGCAGGTGGCCAGATTATAGTACCCATTTCTTACTTGAACCCCGTTAGTTTATCTATTTGAACTATTCTCAGACTTTGGGAATAATTATTGAATTATTGTATAAAGTTACTGTATTAATTTACTTCCTTACCAGCAGTTGTGAGGTTACTACACTTGTTCATAGTTCTGACTTTATGTATGATTATTTGGTGAGAGTCAAAATGCAGGGGTAATACGTGTCATACAGCTATTGTCTTTCGTAAAATGTAAACAATCGACTTTAGCTGACATGTGATGTATGTaatacagtttattcagtatCGTCAGGTAAACCTGTCCGGGCACATTTTTTCATTGGGATCTGTGACGCAGCATAACAGAGAAACGATTCCTTTACTGTAATCCTTTGGCGTCAGTTGTTCGTCTCCACCTCTTTGTCACAGCTAACCTGTAAAGCTGTTCTGGAGTTAAGAGAGGCCAGACACAGATGTCATGGCAAACAATGTAAGTTATACTGTAcatctgtatgtgtgggtgtgtatgtactACTTGAATGTACTATTTGCCTCTTCTTTTGTGTGTGATTACAGATGTTTAGAGTGATTGAGTGTTGGGCGTTTATGTTAGCGATTGTACACATGCCAGAGTTATTTTTGTACACAAGTTATTAAAGTGTGAAGGATGATATTTTGATCCATTGTTTGCATTTTGTATTCTGCACCATAGGAGGATGCATTGCGGGCCATGCAGAACTGTTTCCACAGTCAGTTTAGTGTGGATGAGGCTGAGTACGAGGACATTGAGGAAAACAGGTGTGTTTCTATTGAACTGTTTTACGTGTGAGTTTGTGTATGAAGCCTTCGTCTACATGTTTTGGTTATTGCAAACATGATGAGATAAGGGGAACATTCATGTCCTTTCTGCTTTTGTGGGTGTCTAATATCTCAGGAGAACATCTGTTGATGAAGACAGTATCTATCTTGGCTGCACACTGTCACGATCAGTCAACCCTGATGACTCTGATTTTCACCACTCTCCTGTTATCAAGATGGGCTGGCTGCACAAGACCCCGCCTCAGGGGTAAGATAGAGgcgggtgtgtgcgtgtgtgccttGTACATGCATGCGTGCATTTGTGTGTTggttcatgcatgtgtgtgtgtatgcatgagaGTGTAAGTAATCTCTGTTTTATCTGCAGGACCCTTGTTTTCCAGAAGCGTTGGGTGATGTTGGATGCACAGTATCTTCGATACTTTCAAAATGAGAAGGTCCAGACGTCTTCCATAGAGCCACACATAGGTTCACAGATCACACTGTCTACTGTGTAATACCTTACTTATTATAgcccctcctcttcttcctcgtcctctctcttttcctcaggGGGTCTACTCAAAGCGGATCATAGCCATACTGTCTGTCACTGAAGTGCTTAATGTTGGAGGGCAGAAGTTTGAGGTGGTGACAAGGAACAGGACATTCTTGTTCCGTGCTGAGAACAACAGTAGGTGTTCAGCCTTAAATAACAATGGTCACAATGAGGAAATATGAGTACTTTGTGGGCGTTATTgatgtaaagtctacaccagttgtattcgatgcatgtgataaatacaatttgatttgatgtgtgtgtgtgtgtgttttcagccgTCAGGGAGGAATGGGTGTCAGTACTGAAAGAGACTATTCAGCAGCGTTGTAACAGCATGGAGATGTCCCTTATGAACTTCAGTGATACGAGTGGACAGCGTGCTAGCAGAGTCTCACTCATTAGTAAGCAAGGATACCTGGAGATGAGTGGACTGCGCTCCAAGCTCTATGTAGTCATCTGTGCCAACAGTGTCTTCCTCTATAGGAACGCTGAGGTGTGTATCCATggtgcatgtgtgcatgcatttgttctgaaatatattttttgtaacgTGCATGAAAGTCCTTTATGTATTCTTAAAGGTGACAGGCAAAGGTCTCCATATAAATCCTAACACTTAATAATAATGCTAATTTAGGCTTAATTAAATTAGCCTCAACAACATTTTTGTTTATCACTACATTTTGGCTGTCATTTGTACTTTTTGATGAAGATGTCATTTTCTGTCTGTACAATTCAAGGATGACATAGCTACAGATATGGCTTTTATGAGTAATTTTCTGGATCAGAAATTAAACAAGTTATACTGTGAGGAGACACTTGTATATTTGGGGAATAAACATTGATATCAATAATGATTACTCATGCAGATAAGGATATAGATGATCTAGCTATAGCCAGTCAGTGAATTCCCAATTTATGTGATGAGGCTGCCATTCAAACAGCTAAGACTAGCTACATTTTTGAgttgataatttaaaaaaaaaatttaactGTGATGTTCATGTCATCAGGAGCACAGCCAGGGTGTTGGCATCACCTCCATTGAGATGAATTTGAGTACTGTGAAGGGCACAGACAAACGGTCCTTCAACCTCACCACCTTCTACAGGACATTCAGGTGAGTGAAACTGACCTATGACCCTTTAATGACATCCCACAGTGAAACCCCTGTGACCTCTGTTCTGTGTGGTTAGTTTTGTGGCCGAGTCGGAGCAGCAGCGGGAGCAGTGGGTTGAGGCCCTGCAGGCCTGTGTCAGTCACTCTCTGTCCAGCAACGCGGTGGCCCAGAAGATCTGGTCGGAGGAGGCCAACCAGCGCTGTGCAGATTGTGGCGCCCCCCACCCAGACTGGGCCTCTGTCAACCTGTGTGTGGTCCTCTGCAAATGCTGTGCAGGTACAGAACCATTTCCAGAGGTCAGTCCAGCCTCGGAAACTAATGGATCAAGACTCAAGAGCTTTGATTAGATGCTATAATGATCATATTCAAATATGTCAGGTTAACAAAAATGGTATCACATTGGTATGTTAGATAACAGTGCCTGGTAGAGGATATTGAAATCTAACTCTTTAATCCATTTCTCTGTGGTTTAGGGGTGCACAGGGGTCTGGGTCAGAGTGTGTCCAAAGTCCGCAGTCTGAAGATGGATGAAAAGGTGTGGACTGAAAATCAGGTAGGTACAGTTTCATATTTGTATTCTATTATATTATTACATGGATTAGTAACATTGCATTCTCACCACCCATATGACTGGTTTCCTCTGTTTATGTTCCTCACACTATGCTTTCTATCTTATTTGTATAATTGTATTAAATGTTGTCTTTGAAAATTAGATCTTGTCATTGTTCACCCTGTTAATAAAAGGACTAGTCTTTCAGGTCAAGGTTCTAATGTCACTCCCTGTTCACCAGCGGTTCCTGTTGCTAGGTAACGACAAAGTAAACCTTTTCTGGGCAGCTAACATTCCACCAAGTGAGATGCTCTGTCCATCAAGTGACAGTGAGGAGCGCCAGCGCTTTGTTACTGCCAAGTACTGCCAGGGGAAATACCGCCGCTACCATGCACTGTTTGGCCAACAGGAAGCCCTCAACAAAGTGAGGCACTCAGATTTTCTCTAAtttgctctctctccatctgttgcTCTCAAAAGTTCAGACTTGTCTTCTCTGCTCCCtgattctctctctacctccccctctatctctcactctctctctctggcttcctcctctctctcccctctctgtccttctccctATCTCTCAGGCTCTGTGCAACATCATTCAGACAGGTGATGTATTGGAGACTCTGTCGCTGGTGTTCTGTGGAGCAGATGTGAACTGTTATACAGGTGATCCAGAGCTGCCCAGCCCTGTTTCCATTGCCCAGCACTATGGACAGACACTTCAGGTGGAGTTCCTCACTCACAACCACAACACAGGTAGGAGCAATGAAACCAGCCTCATTCATCAAATTCTCTGTAATCCATGCCTGCAATGTTACATCAATCATATACTTGTGTTGAACACAAATGTATGGGTTGTATGTCATTGTTCATTAGAGGTGACATCATCAGTATTatatgttttttctctctccagaGCTCCCAGGGTCAAGGGCTGGAGATCACACAATCTTAGAGGCTGCTCTCCCCATCTCACACACTGGTTATCTGTTCAAGACTGCCTCCTCAACACGAGCAGTTACAGAGCGCAAATCTAAAGGAGGTGGGTCATTCTTGAAATTCTGTTTGTAAACTACATTTTTTGTGAATTGTTTGGACATGCTTTAGATCTGAATTTCAGATGAACTAGTGAGCAACTTGCAAATTTCGAACTTGATATTCCTTTTTGGTAAGTGACATTGTTTTAATGTAAATTCAGTTACCGTAAGCTAATTGTAGCATTTTGGAACATGTAGATTTTAGTCGTCGCTGGTGCTCTTTGAACCAAGGTAACTTCAGCTACTATGAGAGTGAGAAGAGCTCCAGCCAGAGTGGACAGATGAAGATGAGGGATGTCCTTTGTCTGGTGGTCAATCCCCAAGGGAAACATGGGTAAGACAACACAATAGTGTTTTAATCCAAAACAGTGTGAGCTTCAGAAGAATGTTTATATTTGTACAGTATATATTCTATTTGTGTTTCCTGCTGAGTCAGTTATGGTCATTCCTTTGAGCTGTACCATGACTCTGGGAGAGTCTACCTGTTTGGAGAGGATTCCCCTGACACGGTGAGGGAGTGGATCAAGGCCATTGGCAAGGTAACCACACCTCTTTAAAACTAGATTTCAATTAGTATTATGATAGATTGGTAAATGGTAGTTTTATGTATAGCTACTGTATAGCTATACAGTTATGTATATCTCCTGCCTTGTCTTGTTGTGTGTCAGGCCCTGGTCCCCCCTGTAGCAGAGGACCTGGTGGGCTGGTCCTTTGAGCGGGTGGGCCGGCTGCGCTACACTGCGGGCCAGAGCTTCCATTGTCCTTGCCTGGGCTGGTTCTCCCTGGGGGGCTCCAGactgctcttcctcctccacgGAGAAGACCACGCGGATAACATCGACCTGCGAAAACTACAGGAGCTCTGTGAGTCACACCTGAACCTGGCACAGTGGGGCAtacggtgcattcagaaagtattcagactccttgactttttccacattttgttacgttacagccttattctaaaatggattgaatagttttttcccctcatcaatctacacacaataccccataatgacaaagcaaaaactggtttttagacatttttgctaatttataaaaaatttaactgaaatgtcacatttatgtacagtaccagtcaaaagtttggacacaccgaatcattccagggttttactttaattttactattttctacattgaaaaaTACAtcaaaagacatcaaaactatgaaataacacatatggaatcatgtagtaaccaaaaaaagtgttaaacaaatcaaaatatattttatatttgagatttttcaaagtagccaccctttgactggatgacagctttgcacactcttggcattctctcaaccagtttcatgaggtagtcacctggaatacatttcagttaacaggtgtgccttgttaaaagttaatttgtggaatttctttccttcctaatgcatttgagcccatcagttgtgttgtgacaaggtacaggtggtataaagaagatagccctatttggtaaaagaccaagtccatattatggcaagaacagctcaagtaagcaaagagaaacgacaatccatcattacttaaaagacattaaggtcagtcaatacggaaaatgtcaagaactttgaacttttaaagtttcttcaagtgcagtcacaaaaaccatgaagcgctatgctcaaatcaaatcaaatgttatttgtcacatacacatagttagcagatgttaatgtgagtgtagcgaaatgcttgtgcttctagttccgacaatgcagtaataaccaatgagtaatctaacctatcaatttcacaacaactaccttatacacacaagtataaaggaatgaagaatatgtacataaaaatatatgaatgagtgatggtacagaatggcataggcaagatgcagtagatggtatcgagtacagtatatacatatgagatgagtaatgtagggtatgtaaacattatatgaagtggcattgtttaaagtggctagtgatacatttttccaTAAATCTTTACattgttaaagtggctggagttgagtcagaatgttggcagcagccacacaatgttagtggtggctgtttaacagtctgatggccttgagatagaagctgtttttcagtctcttggtccctgctttgatgcacctgtactgacctcgccttctggatgatagcggggtgaacaggcagtggctcgggtggttgttgtccttgatgatctttatggccttcttgtgacatcgggtggtgtaggtgtcctagagggcaggtcgtttgaaattggctctcatgaggcctgccataggaaaggaagacccagagttacctctgctgcagagaatacgttcattagagttaccagtctcagaaattgcagcccaaataaatgcttcacagagttcaacagacatatctcaacatcaactgttcagaggagactgcgtgaattaggccttcatggtcgaattgctgcaaagaaagcactactaaaggacaccaatgaggAGAAAGGCTTTctggggccaagaaacatgagcaatggacaatagactggtggaaatctgtcctttggtctgatgagtccaaacttgagatttttgtttccaaccaccgtgtctttgtgagacgcggagtaggtgaATAGATGttctcagcatgtgtggttcccactgtaaagcatggagaaggaggtgtggggtgcattgctggtgacactgtcagtgatatatttagaattcaaggcacacttaaccagcatagctaccacagcattctgcagcaatgcgccatcccatctggtttacacttagtgggactatcatgtcTTTTTCAAGATtacaacacacctccaagctgtgtaagggctatttgaccaagaaggagagtgatggagtgctgcatcagatgacctggcctccacaatcacccgacctcaacccaattgagatggtttgggatgagttggaccgcagagtgaaggaaaagcagccaacaagtgctcagcatatgtgggaactctttcaagactgttggaaaagcattccaggtgaagctggttaagagaatgccaagagtgtgcaaaagtcatcaaggcaaagggtggctactttgaagaatctaaaaataaaaacaatgggtgggttgacacttttttgggttactgcgtgattccatatgtgttatttcatagttttgatgtcttcactattcgtttacaatgtagaaaaaagtgaaaataaagaaaaacccctgagtgagtaggtgtgagtaggtgtgtccaaacatttgactggtactgtaagtattcagaccctttactcagtactttgctgaagcacctttggcagcgattacagcctcgagtcttcttggttatcacgctacaagcttggcacacctgtatttggtgagtttctcccattcttctttgcagatcctctcaagctctgtcaggttgaatggggatcatcggtgcacagctattttcagatctctccagagatgtttgatcaggttcaagtccgggctctggcgcagtcattcaaggacattccgagaagtcactcctgcgttgtcttggctgtgtgctgagggtcgttgtcctgttgaaaggtgaacctttgccccagcctgaggtactgagcgctctggagcaggttttcatcaaggatctcgctgtactttgctccattcatctttcccgcgattctgactagtgtcccagtccctacctctgaaaaacatccccacagcatgatgcttccaccaccatacttcactgtagggatggtcaaggcttcttccagacgtgacacttggcattcaggccaaatcaTTTAATCTtggtatcatcagaccagagaatgttgtttctcatggtctgagagtgtttaggtgccttttggcaaactccaagcgggctgtcatgtgccttttactgaggggtggcttctgtctggccactctatcataaaggcctgattgatggagtgctgcagagacggttgtccttctggaaggttctcccatctccacagaggaactctggactctgtcagagtgaccattgatttcttggtcacctccctgaccaaggcccttcttccccgattgctcagtttggtctgggcggccagctctaggaagagtcttggtggttccaaacttggggaccttcaaagctgcagaaatgttttggtacccttccacagatctgtgccttgacacaatcctgtctcggagctctacggacaattccttcgacctcattgcttgtttttttctctgagatgcactgtcaactgtgtgaccttatatagacagatgtgtacctttccaaatcatatccaatcgatttaatttaccacaggtggacatttatcaagttgtagaaacatttcaaggatgatcaatggaaaccgaaTGCATCTGAGCtccatttttaaaaataaatgagctgaaaaataaacaaaaaataacgattttcgctttgtcattatgggttattgtgtgtagagagaaaaacatttagaataaggctgtaacgtaagaaaatatggaatatattatatataatatatatatataatatataatatatatatatatatatggaataaaatatggaaaaagtcaaagggtctgaatattttccctaACTGTAGGTTAAGGAAGTACTGTAGAGGGAGAAGTGTTTTTATTTAGGTGGACCAAGAATGTTAGTGACATATAAATAACTTTTTAATAGAACTACTTTTGTTGACAATTGATGTAGACAGtgtgtgatgtaatgtgatgtgctGTCCCAGCCGTGGAGCAAGAAGCTGCTGCTGTGGTGCTGGTGGACAGAGGCAGGAGGCTGCGTTTGGAGGGGGACAGGAGGCCTGACTTCCAGGGCTGGCTGAGTGGCATCCAGCAGGGCTTAGGGAGAGGAGACGGCCCCCTGGACCAGCAGCAGCTTACTGAGACAGAAGTCCCTGTCATTGTGGACTGCTGCATTAGCTATATCACACAGCATGGTAAGTGGACCTAGCATGGCATCGGTTGGGACAGATACCTAACAAATTATGTGCTCTTACCAGCTCCATTATTTGATTCTATCAGTGTCTTTGTAAGCCTGTGTTAATGATATAGTGGTTATGTGTTTGTTTATGGGGGTTTTTCCTCCCCCTTTCTAGGTTTGAAGTCAGAGGGCATCTATCGGA contains these protein-coding regions:
- the LOC129868530 gene encoding arf-GAP with Rho-GAP domain, ANK repeat and PH domain-containing protein 1-like, giving the protein MANNEDALRAMQNCFHSQFSVDEAEYEDIEENRRTSVDEDSIYLGCTLSRSVNPDDSDFHHSPVIKMGWLHKTPPQGTLVFQKRWVMLDAQYLRYFQNEKGVYSKRIIAILSVTEVLNVGGQKFEVVTRNRTFLFRAENNTVREEWVSVLKETIQQRCNSMEMSLMNFSDTSGQRASRVSLISKQGYLEMSGLRSKLYVVICANSVFLYRNAEEHSQGVGITSIEMNLSTVKGTDKRSFNLTTFYRTFSFVAESEQQREQWVEALQACVSHSLSSNAVAQKIWSEEANQRCADCGAPHPDWASVNLCVVLCKCCAGVHRGLGQSVSKVRSLKMDEKVWTENQRFLLLGNDKVNLFWAANIPPSEMLCPSSDSEERQRFVTAKYCQGKYRRYHALFGQQEALNKALCNIIQTGDVLETLSLVFCGADVNCYTGDPELPSPVSIAQHYGQTLQVEFLTHNHNTELPGSRAGDHTILEAALPISHTGYLFKTASSTRAVTERKSKGDFSRRWCSLNQGNFSYYESEKSSSQSGQMKMRDVLCLVVNPQGKHGYGHSFELYHDSGRVYLFGEDSPDTVREWIKAIGKALVPPVAEDLVGWSFERVGRLRYTAGQSFHCPCLGWFSLGGSRLLFLLHGEDHADNIDLRKLQELSVEQEAAAVVLVDRGRRLRLEGDRRPDFQGWLSGIQQGLGRGDGPLDQQQLTETEVPVIVDCCISYITQHGLKSEGIYRRSGVNSKIAALLFSLRHDPRQVRLSEGERQVDNVANVLKRFLREVGEGVFNGHQASLPWLHTTTVSERRERVSQYKALLHSLPLVNRATLGAVINHLYCVQCFADENQMNMHNLAIVFGPTLFQTDGTDNSAGQVVEELIQNYQDIFNVNAEQLQKQLDMISHVIKAQEEHTEEGTPSPLTICGVYLERKEEGSELLVQISQAVSAEELVCEVLRRGNIPTQQEEYWSCFLVNDNQEMERPLHYQERALAIYFSLGKDCHLVVKRNCYMDAMLIYIAGMVDVSRNSMIKFRDEKGQRGKRTFSRRLCVLDGTSLRLYKEVKSTQPERECQVHALKVYYGIKKRLQPPSCWGMTVVCEQAERDKQQWYLCCESKNELIEWLATFMNLQHNSDLWPAASRPDS